A window of the Cannabis sativa cultivar Pink pepper isolate KNU-18-1 chromosome X, ASM2916894v1, whole genome shotgun sequence genome harbors these coding sequences:
- the LOC133032319 gene encoding uncharacterized protein LOC133032319, which translates to MLKFMKNLKMTIMHIEDLMILKSEARNDLVWKNRVRSVKDVVTFAKSSLDQWLNAQGKGNIPSLSPFKVGDGSEQWVKPVSGIKLNVDAAIFDSLLKHGYGCVIRDHSGGLVSVLAGVFSGSVAPEMAEIMGIREALSWLKDRPFSQAVIETDSLVCADAIRSAEAFVSAFGLLVDNCKNLLNCLSNVSIVFVKRSANRAAHFVARHSVSLAERMFPINSVPSDLLSILASDCSV; encoded by the exons atgttgaaGTTTATGAAGAACTTGAAGATGACAATCATGCATATTGAAGATTTGATGATCTTGAAAAGTGAAG CCAGGAATGATCTTGTATGGAAGAACCGTGTGAGAAGTGTGAAAGATGTGGTAACGTTTGCGAAATCGAGTCTTGATCAATGGTTGAATGCTCAAGGGAAGGGAAATATTCCCTCGTTGTCTCCTTTCAAAGTTGGAGACGGTTCGGAGCAGTGGGTTAAACCGGTCTCAGGCATCAAACTCAACGTCGACGCGGCCATCTTCGATTCACTCCTCAAGCACGGGTACGGCTGTGTGATCAGGGACCATTCGGGCGGACTGGTTTCTGTCCTGGCAGGTGTCTTCTCCGGCTCTGTGGCTCCTGAAATGGCCGAGATTATGGGCATTCGGGAAGCGTTGAGCTGGCTAAAGGACCGGCCTTTCTCTCAAGCCGTTATTGAAACGGATAGCCTTGTTTGTGCTGATGCGATTAGGAGTGCAGAAGCCTTTGTTTCTGCGTTTGGGCTACTGGTAGATAATTGCAAAAATCTTCTTAATTGTTTGTCGAATGTTTCTATTGTTTTTGTTAAACGTTCAGCGAATCGTGCTGCGCACTTTGTTGCCCGGCACTCAGTCTCTCTAGCTGAGCGTATGTTCCCTATTAACAGTGTTCCTTCAGACTTATTGTCCATTCTTGCGAGCGATTGCTCGGTTTAA